The Lactobacillus sp. CBA3605 genome contains a region encoding:
- the lepA gene encoding translation elongation factor 4, with the protein MKAEYIRNFAIIAHIDHGKSTLADRIMALTQTVSQRDSQAQLLDDMAVEQAHGVTVKSRTVRNFYTANDGQEYEYNLIDTPGHVDFSYEVSKSLAASDGAILLVDATQGVQAQTVANFRLAKQNGLVILPVINKIDSAAADVDGTIAQIRQLDPQFATVEPLRISAKTGQGVPEVLDAIKTVFPAPSGSATAPLKALVFDSLYDSFKGIIAYVRVADGTLKAATDNLLMAKQTKLTNKEVGTFTPGMTATKALTVGEVGYVVTGLKDPQLLRVGDTLTSQATPTTTPYPGYEPAESMVFAGFYPKDQQYRELQLAIEKLALNDSSFHYQAETSEALGQGFRCGFLGIFHLQIIRERLQDEYGLAVLTTAPNVTYRVHLKQTEQPMIVNNPINFPDFAQIEMVEEPFAKATITTPTATVGAVMKLGDSHKGQLLTMQNQGDLVELHYRIPVSEIAYDFFNSLKSITHGYATLTTTFDGYDLADVVKVEVHINYAKVDALSFVVHREDAPVMTQKLVEKLKFTVPRKLYPMPAQAVVEGKPLARVNIPPLRKNAAANGEKRSTSKKQALLRRQSVNKRQAAHSDLVLSQDVFNAILDLSL; encoded by the coding sequence ATCGTATTATGGCGTTAACCCAAACGGTTAGTCAGCGTGATAGTCAGGCACAATTGTTAGATGATATGGCCGTTGAGCAAGCCCATGGGGTAACCGTGAAATCACGCACTGTGCGGAATTTCTATACGGCCAACGATGGTCAGGAATATGAATATAATTTAATTGATACACCGGGACACGTTGATTTTTCATACGAAGTCTCTAAAAGTTTGGCGGCCAGTGATGGGGCTATCTTATTGGTTGATGCGACTCAGGGGGTGCAAGCCCAAACAGTGGCTAACTTCCGCTTGGCTAAGCAAAATGGCTTAGTTATCTTGCCGGTGATTAATAAAATTGATAGTGCCGCTGCGGATGTAGATGGGACGATTGCTCAGATTCGCCAGTTAGACCCTCAGTTTGCGACGGTCGAGCCGTTAAGGATTTCGGCCAAGACGGGTCAGGGTGTGCCAGAAGTTTTGGATGCTATCAAAACTGTCTTTCCAGCGCCTAGTGGCTCGGCCACGGCCCCGTTAAAAGCCTTGGTTTTCGATTCACTGTATGATTCGTTCAAAGGCATCATTGCCTATGTGCGCGTAGCGGATGGCACGTTAAAAGCGGCTACTGATAATTTATTGATGGCGAAACAAACTAAGTTAACCAATAAAGAAGTTGGCACGTTTACACCCGGAATGACGGCGACTAAAGCGTTAACGGTAGGTGAAGTGGGATATGTGGTTACAGGGCTAAAAGATCCGCAATTATTGCGGGTCGGGGATACCTTAACGAGTCAGGCAACCCCGACAACGACGCCCTATCCAGGTTATGAGCCGGCCGAATCCATGGTATTTGCTGGTTTTTATCCGAAAGACCAACAATATCGAGAATTGCAGTTAGCCATTGAAAAGCTAGCGTTAAATGATTCGTCGTTTCATTATCAAGCTGAAACGTCGGAAGCACTCGGACAGGGCTTTCGGTGCGGCTTTCTCGGAATTTTTCATTTGCAAATCATTCGGGAACGCTTGCAAGATGAGTATGGCTTAGCCGTATTAACAACGGCGCCTAATGTGACTTATCGGGTGCACTTAAAGCAGACCGAACAGCCGATGATCGTGAATAACCCGATTAATTTTCCTGATTTTGCACAAATTGAAATGGTCGAAGAACCCTTTGCCAAAGCGACGATTACTACGCCAACTGCGACAGTCGGGGCGGTGATGAAGTTAGGTGATTCACATAAAGGTCAGTTATTAACCATGCAAAATCAAGGTGATTTGGTTGAATTACATTATCGGATTCCAGTTTCGGAAATTGCTTATGACTTCTTCAATAGTCTTAAGTCGATTACGCATGGCTATGCCACGTTGACAACGACTTTTGATGGGTATGACTTAGCGGATGTGGTCAAAGTTGAAGTGCATATCAATTACGCCAAAGTCGATGCGTTATCTTTCGTCGTGCACCGTGAAGATGCACCCGTGATGACACAGAAGTTAGTCGAAAAACTCAAATTCACTGTTCCGCGGAAACTTTACCCGATGCCGGCTCAGGCGGTCGTTGAAGGCAAGCCGTTAGCCCGGGTTAATATTCCGCCGCTACGGAAGAACGCTGCTGCGAATGGTGAAAAACGGAGCACGTCGAAGAAACAAGCACTATTGCGTCGTCAAAGTGTGAATAAGCGACAGGCCGCACATAGTGATCTTGTTTTGTCACAGGATGTCTTTAATGCAATTTTAGATTTATCGTTATAA